From Herbiconiux flava, one genomic window encodes:
- a CDS encoding ABC transporter permease gives MTVPTGTVQNRPAPPPAASRPAAPARRPGAGARFAAVPLVGPGALYITLLVLVPVALITVYSFFERGRFGGVVWTFTLDNFARLFDPLYLSVVGNSLVIAAIVTLLALLIGYPTALMITRLSPKWRTVALIAVLLPFWTNFLIRTYAWILLLNNAGWINQALQALGITDEPISMLYTPQAVVVGLLYMYLPLMILPLYSALAHQDRQLGEAATDLGASPFRVFRTVTVPLSIPGILTGCVFVFVPAMSNFVIPELIGGGKTVLVGNLIRDQFLKARDWPFGAALALVLTVSLLLLLVLQSRLSKRLTEGKRQAEGKKVRRDA, from the coding sequence ATGACCGTCCCCACCGGTACCGTGCAGAACCGCCCGGCACCCCCGCCCGCCGCCTCCCGGCCTGCCGCCCCCGCGCGCAGGCCGGGGGCCGGGGCCCGCTTCGCCGCCGTGCCGCTCGTCGGGCCGGGCGCGCTCTACATCACCCTGCTCGTGCTCGTGCCGGTCGCCCTGATCACGGTCTATTCGTTCTTCGAGCGCGGGCGCTTCGGCGGCGTGGTCTGGACCTTCACGCTCGACAACTTCGCCCGGCTGTTCGACCCGCTCTACCTCTCCGTCGTCGGCAACTCCCTCGTCATCGCCGCGATCGTCACGCTGCTCGCCCTGCTGATCGGCTACCCGACCGCGCTGATGATCACCCGGCTGTCCCCGAAGTGGCGCACGGTCGCGCTGATCGCGGTGCTGCTGCCGTTCTGGACGAACTTCCTGATCCGCACCTACGCCTGGATCCTGCTGCTCAACAACGCCGGCTGGATCAACCAGGCGCTCCAGGCCCTGGGCATCACCGACGAGCCGATCTCGATGCTCTACACACCGCAGGCGGTGGTGGTCGGACTGCTCTACATGTATCTGCCCCTGATGATCCTGCCGCTCTACTCGGCGCTCGCCCATCAGGACCGCCAGCTCGGCGAGGCCGCGACCGACCTCGGGGCGAGCCCGTTCCGGGTGTTCCGCACCGTCACCGTGCCGCTGTCGATCCCCGGCATCCTCACCGGCTGCGTCTTCGTGTTCGTGCCGGCGATGAGCAACTTCGTCATCCCCGAGCTGATCGGAGGCGGCAAGACGGTGCTCGTCGGCAACCTGATCCGCGACCAGTTCCTGAAGGCCCGCGACTGGCCGTTCGGTGCGGCGCTCGCGCTTGTGCTGACGGTCTCGCTGCTCCTGCTGCTCGTGCTGCAGAGCCGGCTGTCGAAGCGCCTGACCGAGGGCAAGCGTCAGGCCGAGGGGAAGAAGGTGCGCCGCGATGCGTGA